CTGTACGACGCCCTCAAGGTCGCCGACGAGGTCACCGACAAGCCGTCACTGATCGTCCTCAAGACCGTCATCGCGTGGCCCGCGCCCAACGCGCAGAACACCGAGGCCGCCCACGGCTCCGCGCTCGGCGCCGACGAGGTCGCGGCCACCAAGAAGGTGCTGGGCTTCGACCCGGAGAAGACCTTCGAGGTCCCCGCCGACGTGCTGGCCCACACCCGCGGGCTGATCGAGCGCGGGAAGGCCTGGCAGACCGCGTGGACCGCTGAGCGCGACGCCTGGGCCGAGGCGAACCCGGAGCAGGCCGCGCTGCTGCACCGGATGAAGGACCGCCGGCTTCCCGACGGCGTCGAGGAGGCGCTGCCGGTCTTCGAGGCCGACGCCAAGGGGGTGGCCACCCGCGCCGCGTCCGGCAAGGTCATCAACGCCATCGCCGGCGTCATGCCCGAGCTGTGGGGCGGCTCCGCCGACCTGGCCGGCTCCAACAACACCACGATCAAGGACGCCGCGTCGTTCCTGCCGCTGGACCGCGGCGTCGACGAGTGGCCGGCCGACCCGTACCAGGGCCGGGTGCTCCACTTCGGCATCCGCGAGCACGGCATGGGCGCGATCATGAACGGCATCGCCGTCCACGGCGGCACCCGCGTCTTCGGCGGCACCTTCCTCACCTTCTCCGACTACATGCGCGGCGCGGTCCGCGTGGGCGCGCTGATGGGCGCCCCGGTCGTGCACGTGTGGACGCACGACTCGATCGGACTCGGCGAGGACGGCCCGACCCACCAGCCGATCGAGCACCTCGCCGCCCTGCGCGCGATCCCCGGCCTCGACGTCGTCCGTCCGGCCGACGCCAACGAGACGGCCGCCGCCTGGCTGCAGGTGCTCCGCAACAGCGACCGTCCCGCCGGCCTGATCCTGAGCCGCCAGAACGTCCCGACCTTCCCGCGTGGCACCGAGGGCTACGCGACCACCGACGACGTGGCCAAGGGCGGCTACGTCCTGCTCGAGGCCGAGGGCGGCCAGCCCGACGTCGTCCTGATCGCGACCGGCTCCGAGGTGCAGTACGCCGTCGCGGCCCGCGCCCAGCTCGCGGCTGAGGGCATCCACGCCCGGGTGGTCTCGATGCCCTGCCTCGAGTGGTTCGACGCGCAGACCCAGGCCTACCGTGACAGCGTGATCCCGCCGACCGTCAAGGCGCGGGTGTCCGTCGAGGCCGGCATCAAGCAGGGCTGGCGCGAATACGTCGGCGACAAGGGCCGGATCGTCAGCATCGAGCACTACGGTGCGAGCGCGGACGCCGGAACCCTGTTCCG
The genomic region above belongs to Nocardioides sp. QY071 and contains:
- the tkt gene encoding transketolase, translated to MIPELEWTDLDRKAVDTARVLAMDAVQKVGNGHPGTAMSLAPAAYLLFQKVMRHDPADPAWIARDRFVLSCGHSSITLYTQLFLGGFGLELGDLEALRTWGSKTPGHPEYGHTAGVEVTTGPLGQGLANAVGMAMAARREKGLLDPEAGDGPSLFDHHVYVLASDGDLEEGVSSEASSIAGTQELGNLTVVYDANRISIEGDTHIAFNEDVAKRYEAYGWHVQTVDWTGNDHNDLAHYEEDVPALYDALKVADEVTDKPSLIVLKTVIAWPAPNAQNTEAAHGSALGADEVAATKKVLGFDPEKTFEVPADVLAHTRGLIERGKAWQTAWTAERDAWAEANPEQAALLHRMKDRRLPDGVEEALPVFEADAKGVATRAASGKVINAIAGVMPELWGGSADLAGSNNTTIKDAASFLPLDRGVDEWPADPYQGRVLHFGIREHGMGAIMNGIAVHGGTRVFGGTFLTFSDYMRGAVRVGALMGAPVVHVWTHDSIGLGEDGPTHQPIEHLAALRAIPGLDVVRPADANETAAAWLQVLRNSDRPAGLILSRQNVPTFPRGTEGYATTDDVAKGGYVLLEAEGGQPDVVLIATGSEVQYAVAARAQLAAEGIHARVVSMPCLEWFDAQTQAYRDSVIPPTVKARVSVEAGIKQGWREYVGDKGRIVSIEHYGASADAGTLFREFGFTPEAVVQAARESIAAAARD